A section of the Humulus lupulus chromosome 2, drHumLupu1.1, whole genome shotgun sequence genome encodes:
- the LOC133819355 gene encoding acyl carrier protein 1, chloroplastic-like, whose amino-acid sequence MASITGASVSMTSLSSSFKPSLAISSRISKLNSVSFSINGLRFQSLRMQPRRFQVCCAAKPETVEKVCEVVKKQLALSDDSALTGESKFAALGADSLDTVEIVMGLEEVFGITVEEESAQSIATVQDAADLIERLVENKTA is encoded by the exons ATGGCCTCTATTACAGGTGCATCGGTTTCCATGACCTCTCTTTCGAGCTCTTTCAAGCCTAGCCtt GCAATTTCCAGCAGGATTTCTAAATTGAATTCAGTTTCGTTTTCAATCAACGGATTGCGTTTCCAGTCTCTTCGGATGCAGCCTAGGCGCTTTCAAGTTTGCTGCGCA GCCAAACCAGAAACTGTGGAAAAGGTCTGTGAAGTAGTAAAGAAGCAGCTGGCTCTTTCTGATGATTCTGCTCTCACTGGTGAATCAAAGTTTGCTGCCCTTGGAGCTGATTCCCTTGACACG gtTGAGATTGTGATGGGACTTGAGGAGGTTTTTGGTATCACAGTGGAAGAAGAAAGTGCACAGAGTATTGCCACTGTTCAAGATGCAGCTGATCTGATTGAGAGGCTTGTTGAGAACAAAACTGCTTAA